A window of Chromohalobacter canadensis genomic DNA:
AGGTCCGTAAAGTACGCATCCGCTGCCGGCGACGGACCTCGTGGCCAGCGGTGGAAGGGTAGCGCAAGTGGCTGACGTGCTTGAGAAATTCGAATCGTTGGTTGGTTTTTCTCGCTTGACAGTGACGCCGGATTCGGTAAAATGCGCCGCACCTCGAAAGGCCCCTGACAACGCCGCGGTTCAAGGCGATGTCAGCGATTGTCACCTCGGCTAACGCCTTGACAATCACGGCGCTTTCGGTAGAATACGCCTTCCTTGCGAGGCGCCCATCGGGCACACGCAAGCAGCTCTTTAACAATCGATCAGGTAATTCATGTGGGCGTTTGCTCAGGATAGGGGTGCCAGTCACGACCTATCAAGGCAAACGACTCGTCAAGGATCTTCGGATCTTTTTGAGAACGTTTTAGTCTTGAACCAAGTTTGGTCCGCTCAACGGACTATCAGACTTTCAACTGAAGAGTTTGATCATGGCTCAGATTGAACGCTGGCGGCAGGCCTAACACATGCAAGTCGAGCGGAAACGATCCTAGCTTGCTAGGAGGCGTCGAGCGGCGGACGGGTGAGTAATGCATAGGAATCTACCCAGTCGTGGGGGATAACCTGAGGAAACTCAGGCTAATACCGCATACGTCCTACGGGAGAAAGCGGGGGCTCTTCGGACCTCGCGCGATTGGATGAGCCTATGTCGGATTAGCTTGTTGGTAAGGTAACGGCTTACCAAGGCGACGATCCGTAGCTGGTCTGAGAGGATGATCAGCCACACCGGGACTGAGACACGGCCCGGACTCCTACGGGAGGCAGCAGTGGGGAATATTGGACAATGGGCGAAAGCCTGATCCAGCCATGCCGCGTGTGTGAAGAAGGCTTTCGGGTTGTAAAGCACTTTCAGCGAGGAAGAAAGCGTGCCGGCCAATACCCGGTACGGACGACATCACTCGCAGAAGAAGCACCGGCTAACTCCGTGCCAGCAGCCGCGGTAATACGGAGGGTGCAAGCGTTAATCGGAATTACTGGGCGTAAAGCGCGCGTAGGCGGCGTGTCACGCCGGGTGTGAAAGCCCCGGGCTCAACCTGGGAACGGCATCCGGAACGGGCAGGCTAGAGTGCAGGAGAGGAAGGTAGAATTCCCGGTGTAGCGGTGAAATGCGTAGAGATCGGGAGGAATACCAGTGGCGAAGGCGGCCTTCTGGACTGACACTGACGCTGAGGTGCGAAAGCGTGGGTAGCAAACAGGATTAGATACCCTGGTAGTCCACGCCGTAAACGATGTCGACTAGCCGTTGGGTCCCTTGAGGACTTAGTGGCGCAGTTAACGCGATAAGTCGACCGCCTGGGGAGTACGGCCGCAAGGTTAAAACTCAAATGAATTGACGGGGGCCCGCACAAGCGGTGGAGCATGTGGTTTAATTCGATGCAACGCGAAGAACCTTACCTACCCTTGACATCCTGCGAACCCGGAAGAGATTCCGGGGTGCCTTCGGGAGCGCAGAGACAGGTGCTGCATGGCTGTCGTCAGCTCGTGTTGTGAAATGTTGGGTTAAGTCCCGTAACGAGCGCAACCCTTGTCCCTATTTGCCAGCGATTCGGTCGGGAACTCTAGGGAGACTGCCGGTGACAAACCGGAGGAAGGTGGGGACGACGTCAAGTCATCATGGCCCTTACGGGTAGGGCTACACACGTGCTACAATGGCCGGTACAAAGGGTTGCGAAAGCGCGAGCTGAAGCTAATCCCGAAAAGCCGGTCTCAGTCCGGATCGGAGTCTGCAACTCGACTCCGCGAAGTCGGAATCGCTAGTAATCGTGCATCAGAATGGCACGGTGAATACGTTCCCGGGCCTTGTACACACCGCCCGTCACACCATGGAAGTGGACTGCACCAGAAGTGGTTAGCTTAACCTTCGGGAGAGCGATCACCACGGTGTGGTTCATGACTGGGGTGAAGTCGTAACAAGGTAGCCGTAGGGGAACCTGCGGCTGGATCACCTCCTTAAACGACCGCGCATCCCCCCTGGGTAAGCGCTCACAATGAATTACCTGATCGAATAGAGCAATGCTCTTTAACAATGTGGAATAAGCTGACAAAGCAAGACGATACGTCTCAAGCGTATCCGGCAAAATCGTGTTCGTCGCCAGGCCAGACCCTTTGGGGTTATATGGTCAAGCGATGAAGCGCATACGGTGGATGCCTAGGCAGCCAGAGGCGATGAAAGACGTTGTAGCCTGCGATAAGGCTCGGTGAGGTGGCAAACAACCTACGACCCGGGCATCTCTGAATGGGGAAACCCACCCAGCATCAGCTGGGTATCCCACCCTGAATTCATAGGGGTTGGGAGGCGAACCGGGGGAACTGAAACATCTAAGTACCCCGAGGAAAAGAAATCAACCGAGATTCCCTAAGTAGCGGCGAGCGAACGGGGACTAGCCCTTAAGTCAATGCACGGTTAGGTGAACGGCCTGGAAAGGCCGGCCATAGTGGGTGATAGCCCCGTAACCGAAAACCCGCATTGGTGAAATCGAGTAGGTCGGGGCACGTGAAACCTTGACTGAAGACGGGGGGACCATCCTCCAAGGCTAAATACTCCTGGCTGACCGATAGTGAACCAGTACCGTGAGGGAAAGGCGAAAAGAACCCCGGCGAGGGGAGTGAAATAGATCCTGAAACCGTATGCGTACAAGCAGTAGGAGCAGACTTGTTCTGTGACTGCGTACCTTTTGTATAATGGGTCAGCGACTTATATTCAGTGGCGAGCTTAACCGACTAGGGGAGGCGTAGGGAAACCGAGTCTTAACAGGGCGATGAGTCGCTGGATATAGACCCGAAACCGGGCGATCTATCCATGGCCAGAGTGAAGGTCAGGTAACACTGACTGGAGGCTCGAACCCAAGTATGTTGAAAAATGCTGGGATGAGCTGTGGATCGGAGTGAAAGGCTAATCAAGCCCGGAGATAGCTGGTTCTCCTCGAAAGCTATTTAGGTAGCGCCTCACGTATCACCGTCGGGGGTAGAGCACTGTTTCGGCTAGGGGGCCATCCCGGCTTACCAACCCGAGGCAAACTCCGAATACCGATGAGTGCAGCGTGGGAGACACACAGCGGGTGCTAACGTCCGTTGTGAAAAGGGAAACAACCCAGACCGTCAGCTAAGGCCCCCAAATTCTGGTTAAGTGGGAAACGATGTGGGAAGGCTTAGACAGCTAGGAGGTTGGCTTAGAAGCAGCCATCCTTTAAAGAAAGCGTAATAGCTCACTAGTCGAGTCGGCCTGCGCGGAAGATGTAACGGGGCTCAAACCAGGTGCCGAAGCTACGGACTCATCCTCTGGATGAGTGGTAGAGGAGCGTCGTGTAAGTCTGTGAAGGGGCGTTGAGAAGCGCGCTGGAGATATCACGAGTGCGAATGCTGACATGAGTAACGATAATGCGGGTGAAAACCCCGCACGCCGGAAGACCAAGGGTTTCTGTTCGACGTCAATCGGAGCAGAGTGAGTCGGCCCCTAAGGCGAGGCCGAAAGGCGTAGTCGATGGGAAACGGGTTAATATTCCCGTACCGGATGTGATTGCGATGGGGGGACGAAGAAGGCTAGGTGAGCCAGGCGTTGGTTGTCCTGGTGAAAGCCGGTAGGCCGAGGGTTCAGGGAAATCCGGATCCTCAAGGCCGAGAGGCGAGACGAACAGACTACGGTCTGGAAGTCATCGATGCCACGCTTCCAGGAAAAGCCTCTAAGCTTCAGATCACATGCGACCGTACCCCAAACCGACACAGGTGGTCAGGGTGAGAATCCCAAGGCGCTTGAGAGAACTCGGGTGAAGGAACTAGGCAAAATGGCACCGTAACTTCGGGAGAAGGTGCGCCGGCATAGGGTGACGGACTTCGCGTCCTGAGCTCGAGCCGGTCGAAGATACCAGGTGGCTGCAACTGTTTATTAAAAACACAGCACTCTGCTAACGCGTAAGCGGACGTATAGGGTGTGACGCCTGCCCGGTGCCGGAAGGTTAATTGATGGCGTTAGCTCCGGCGAAGCGCTTGATCGAAGCCCCGGTAAACGGCGGCCGTAACTATAACGGTCCTAAGGTAGCGAAATTCCTTGTCGGGTAAGTTCCGACCTGCACGAATGGCGTAATGATGGCCACGCTGTCTCCACCCGAGACTCAGTGAAATTGAAATCGCCGTGAAGATGCGGTGTCCCCGCGGCTAGACGGAAAGACCCCGTGAACCTTTACTATAGCTTCACACTGGATGCTGATGTTGCTTGTGTAGGATAGCTGGGAGGCTTGGAACCTGGGACGCCAGTCCCAGGGGAGCCACCCTTGAAATACCAGCCTGGCATCATTGGCGTTCTAACTTGGGCCCGTTATCCGGGTCGAGGACAGTGTGTGGTGGGTAGTTTGACTGGGGCGGTCTCCTCCCAAAGCGTAACGGAGGAGCACGAAGGTACCCTCAGCACGGTTGGAAATCGTGCATCGAGTGCAAGAGCATAAGGGTGCTTGACTGCGAGACAGACACGTCGAGCAGGTGCGAAAGCAGGTTCTAGTGATCCGGTGGTTCTGTATGGAAGGGCCATCGCTCAACGGATAAAAGGTACTCCGGGGATAACAGGCTGATACCGCCCAAGAGTTCACATCGACGGCGGTGTTTGGCACCTCGATGTCGGCTCATCACATCCTGGGGCTGAAGTCGGTCCCAAGGGTATGGCTGTTCGCCATTTAAAGTGGTACGCGAGCTGGGTTTAGAACGTCGTGAGACAGTTCGGTCCCTATCTGCCGTGGGCGTTGGAGATTTGAGAAGGGCTGCTCCTAGTACGAGAGGACCGGAGTGGACGCACCTCTGGTGTTCCGGTTGTCACGCCAGTGGCATTGCCGGGTAGCTATGTGCGGACGGGATAACCGCTGAAAGCATCTAAGCGGGAAGCCCCCTTCAAGATGAGATCTCCCCGAGGCCTCGAGCCTCCTGAAGGGCCCAGCGAGACCAGCTGGTTGATAGGCACGGTGTGGAAGCGCTGCAAGGCGTTGAGCTAACGTGTACTAATGGCCCGTGAGGCTTGACCATATAACACCCAAAGGGTCTGGTGACGAGCCGATCCCGGATGCGTGTGAGACGATCGCGTCAGCTTATTCCCGATTGCGTCGTGGCCCGAGGGGCCATGACACCCGTTTCGCCTGACGACCATAGCGAGCGTGTCCCACCTGATCCCATGCCGAACTCAGCAGTGAAACCGCTTAGCGCCGATGGTAGTGTGGGGCTTCCCCATGCGAGAGTAGGTCATCGTCAGGCATTTATTTCGAACCCCGGCCCTTGGTCGGGGTTCACTCGTTTAGGGGCCTCCCCATGGCGAGTCCCGGAACGCCGCCCACCGGTTGGCCGGCCCGAGTATCGTCAGGCATTGCGTCTAAAACCCCAGCTTCATTCGAAGTTGGGGTTTTGTCGTTTATGTGTCGGGTCCCGTGTGATTGACTACCCGCTTGGTAAATAACTCAGGACGCTTGGTCTGCCATTCCTTCATCATCGCAATCGGTGATTGATGGTGCAGCGCCTTCTGCGGGATGTGGTGATTGTACAGCCAGGTGTAGCGTTTGAGCGTCTGCTCCAGGTCCTCGCCTGAGGTATAGCGCCGAGTCGCCAGCACATCGCTGATACGGCCGTTGAAGCGCTCCACCATGCCGTTTGTCTGCGGTCTTCCCGGCTTGATCAGACGGTGCTCGATACCAAGGGCCTGGCACTCTTGGTCAAACGGGTGATTCCCGCTGGGCTTGCGCTCCCCCGCCCGCGTGAAGCGATCGGTGAATGACTTGCCGTTGTCGGTCAGTACCGTCTGGACCTGGAAGGGAGCCTTCTCCTCCACCCGCTTCATGAACGCCCGCGCATCCTTCGCGGACTGGCTGCGTCTCACCTCCAGATGGACCCAGCGCGTGGCGCGATCGATGGCGACGTACAGGTAGCGTTTTTGCTCCTCATCGGGCATCCGGGGCAGGTGCTTGATGTCGATGTGCACGTAGCCCGGCTCATAATCTTTGAAGGGCTTGTGCCGGGGTTTCTCATCGTCGCCCGCGTCCCGTCTAGACAGCTCTGCCAGTGTCGGCACCTCGCGCCGCTTGAGCATGCGATGCAGACCAGAACGCGACAAGCCAGGATTGAGGAACTCACGCGCCACGACGAGCAGATCATCCAGGCCGAGGCGCAGGAATTCGCGCGCCGCGATCAGCACCTCTTCCTGTTCGGAAGTGAGCGTGGCCAGCAGGTTGTGACGCGTGTGCGGTCGGTCCTGGACATCGTCACGGTACCGCCAGCGCCGGATGGTCGAGACGGCGACGCCGTACTGGCGTGCTAGCTCGCTGTCGCTGATGCTGGAAGGCGCTGCCTGGATCTCGGCCCGGATCTTCGGAGTGGTGGTCGCCTGTTTATGTAGCTTGATGTCCATATCCTTGCTCCCGGATGAACTGGTGAAGAAGCTCCTTGGCGGCCAGCAAAGGATAACTTCTATAGCTCATCTGATCATCCGGGACCCTACATTTATGGGCCTCTACCCACATGCACGTCTAAGCAGTACAATTCGCGGCAAGAATCCACTCTTTTCAGTCAGATGCTTTATCAGCATCGACTGCCGCAAATCAGCGAAGTATATCGATGTCAGACACTCAAGTGGCTAAAGAAGCAGAATTACGCCGGACCTTCGCCATTATCTCGCACCCCGACGCCGGCAAGACCACCATTACCGAAAAAATGCTCCTGTTTGGCAACGCGATTCAGCTCGCTGGCTCGGTCAAGAGCAAGCGCGATGAACGTCATGCGACCTCCGATTGGATGAAGATGGAGCAGGAGCGTGGCATCTCGGTAACGACTTCCGTGATGCAGTTCCCGTACAACGGTCGGATCGTCAATTTGCTCGATACGCCTGGCCACGAAGACTTTTCCGAGGATACTTACCGAACGCTGACGGCCGTGGATTCGGCGCTGATGGTGATCGATGGCGCCAAAGGGGTCGAGGACCGTACTATCAAGCTGATGGATGTCTGTCGTTTGCGGACGACGCCAATTCTGACATTCATCAATAAGATGGACCGTGATATCCGTGACCCGGTCGAGGTGATGGATGAAGTCGAGACGGTACTGAACATTCAGTGTGCCCCGATGACTTGGCCGGTGGGGATGGGGCGCCATTTTCGTGGCGTCTATCACCTCTACAATGATGTCATTCACCTTTACAAGCAGGGCCAAGGCAACCGGATCCCGGAAGATCTACGCATCGAAGGGCTCGATAGCCCCGAGGTCGAGGAAACATTGGGCAAGGATGCTGCGGAGGAATTACGGGCGGAAGTCGAGTTGGTTCGCGGCGCGTCTCATACTTTCGATCTTGATGCATACCGCCGCGGCGATCTCACCCCGGTGTACTTTGGAACGGCCATGGGGAATTTCGGGGTGCGTGAAATGCTCGATGGTTTCGTCGAATATGCGCCCTCACCGTTAGCCCGCGATACCAATAAGCGCACCGTAGAAGCAAGTGACGAACGTTTCACCGGTTTCGTGTTCAAGATCCAGGCTAATATGGATCCCAAGCACCGTGACCGGGTTGCCTTCTTACGGGTGTGTTCAGGGAAGTACGACAAGAACATGAAGATGCGCCACGTGCGCATTGGTAAAGACGTCAAGATTGCCGATGCACTGACGTTCATGGCATCTGACCGTTCTCATGTCGAAGAAGCGTGGCCCGGCGACATCATCGGATTGCATAACCATGGCACGATTCAGATCGGCGATACCTTCACTCTGAACGAGGATATGCGCTTCACGGGTATTCCGCACTTTGCGCCCGAGCTTTTCAAACGTGTGCGATTGCGTGATCCGCTCAAGATGAAGGCCCTGCAAAAAGGGTTGAAGCAGCTCTCGGAGGAGGGCGCGACGCAGGTGTTCATGCCGATGGACAACAACGACTTGATTGTCGGTGCCGTCGGGTCACTACAGTTCGATGTCGTCGCGCATCGCCTGAAGCAGGAGTACAAGGTCGATTGCCTTTATGAGCCGGTCAACGTACAAACCGCGCGTTGGGTATATTGCAACGATGCCAAGATGCTTGATGAGCTGAAGCGCAAGGCCAGCACCAACCTTGCCTGGGACGGTGGAGACTATCTCACTTATCTGGCGCCGACGCGCGTCAACCTGCAGATGACACAGGAGCGTTGGCCGGACGTTGAATTCCGAGCCACGCGCGAACACTAAGTCCCGCTAGCATTTCGTCTTCGCCGACTCATCCCCATCGTATGCGTCGGCGAGAGAGGCACACCATGTCTGCGACTCTGATCGATGCCCATTGTCATCTCGATTTCGATGTCTTCGATGAAGACCGCGATGCTGTACTGGCGCGTGCGGCCAAGGCTGGAGTGGGACATTACATTGTTCCGGGGACGACGCGTGAGCGTTGGCCACAGGTAGCCGCTCTTGGGCGACGTTCAGAGATCAGTGTCTGCTATGGGTTGCACCCTTACTTTCTTCAGGCCCATACGCCCGAAGATACTAACGCTCTTGAAGCCCAGCTCGACGCCTACCCGGATACCGTCGCCCTCGGCGAATGTGGCATCGACGCGCGTCTTGATGATCTCGATCGCCAATGGCAACTCTTCGATGCGCAATTACGCATCGCTAAGCGGCGCCACCTGCCGGTTGTGATTCACTGTGTCCAGGCCAACGATCAAGTGGTAAAGCGCTTGCGCCAGCTCGCATTGCCTGCCGGTGGCCTGATACACGCGTTCTCGGGGAGCCCCGAACAGGCTCAAGGCTTCCTGGAGGCGGGCTTCGTTCTGGGGATCGGCGGGGGCGCGACCTATGCACGCGCTAAGCGCCTACGGCGCGCTATACGTTCGCTGCCCGACGATGGTTATGTCCTCGAGACCGATAGCCCGGATATGCCGCTGTACGGCGAGCAAGGGCGACGCAATGAGCCAGCCCGAGTTCATGCTGTGTGTGAAACGGTGTCTGAGCTCCGAGAACAGTCCTATGCCGCGGTGGCAATGCAGAGCACCGCCACCGCGCGCCGCCTATTCGGATTGGTGCCACATCAAGCCTGAAGAGACATACTTTCTGGATCGACGCGTTCGATCGCATAGGGTAACGCTAGACGCTTGAGTGGAACGCCATCGATGTTGAGCTCGCGAGGTTCATCGCGCTGCGTAATGATAGCGAGTACTTCGGCTTTTCCGTCAGCGTTCAGGGCAGCGCACACGACGTCGCCTTGAGATTTGCCGTTAGTGTCGTGTACGGGCGTTCCGAGCGTCGGTAGCGTGTCGCTTTCCAGTTGAGCACGCAGCAGACGTTTCTTGACCTGGCCACGGAAATGCGAACGCGCGACCACTTCTTGTCCGGTGTAACACCCTTTGCGAAAGCTGATACCACCCAAGGCTTCCCAGTTGATCATCTGCGGAAGATAACTGTCACGTTGCGCATCGCCCAACCAGGCGAGTCCGGCTTGGATATCCTGCAGACGCCATACGGCGTTGCCGACGGGCGTTGCGATGTTCTCGAAAGCCTTCCATAGGGGCAAGGCCGTGGCCTCGGGAGCGACGATCATGAAGCGAGGCATCGGGCCTGGGTGGTGTAGTATGACCGCAGCCTCGCTTTGAGCCATGGCCCATGTGTCAGGGGGAGTGGCATCGAGTTGTGCTTCGACCTGAGCTGCCGCGTTCTCACCCAGCACGCCGAATATCTGTGTTTCCGGCCGCGTGATCTCGACCTTGTAAAAGGGCGCGTATTTCGCGAGGTGCGCGTGCAACGGGTCTACTACGCCGATATCCAGCAGGAGCCAATAGCGTGTCTCGTCCACACGCATCAATTGGCCGTTGGCAAGCATGCGCCCCTTGGGCGAGCAAAATGCCGTTAAAGGCGCGAACTCGCCATTGGCAAGTTCAACCTGGGCGCTGGTCTGCCCCTGGAGAAAACGTTCGGCATCGGGACCGGCAATTTCCATGATCGAGTACTGTGGCAACGGGGCAATTGCCGTGGACGACAAAGGCACGTGAGCCTGGGACACGGCCTCGCCGAAGTGCCACTCATTCTCTGCTGCACGCACTAGCCCTTGCGTTTCAAGATGACTGATCCAATCGTTCATGGAATAACTCCGTATCGCGAACGCGGCGGTCGCTCGACTGTATTCAAATGCCATCCTCGAATATCAGGGCGGGCAAGGGATTTTCCAACCACCGCGGCACCATCGTTGTGCCATGATAAACTCCCCGGCAAACGAATGAACGAATGGAGAAGACCCCATGGCGCGTATAGCACTGACCTTCGAGCAGGTCGACAGTGCCGAGGATGTCAATCGCATCACCACGGCCCTTATGGAGATGGACGGCGTCGAGGAGGCCGAGGTCGGCCGTCATGGCGCCGACGTGGAAGGGCGCGTGCGGCGCGAGGCGTTGCTGCAAACCATCCAGGCGCTGGGGTACAAGGCACACTGACTGTCACACGAGAGGTAGCCATGACGATCACGGTCATCACGCAGCGCGACGGCTCGCTTCGCCAGCAGGCGACGGTAAAGGAATTTTCGGCGTTGGCGGTGGATGCTCCGCGAGAGGTGGGCGGGGATGAAAGTGCGCCTGATCCGCACGACTATTTCGATCTGTCGCTCGGTGCGTGCAAGGCCATGACGGCCCTGATGTACGCGCGACGTAAGCAATTGCCCGTGGAAACGATCACCGCGACCGTCGAGCGTGACGCCAGTGATGAGGCCCGAGGTCATTACCGGCTTACCGTTACCCTGGCGTTTGAGGGGGTCGATGATCCTGAGACGCTGAACCGTCTGCTCGAGATTGCCGATCGCTGCCCGATACAACGCCTGATGACCGCCAGCGAGGTGGACATCACTACACGCCCAGCCTGACCGCAACCGCGGTCAAGGCTTGAACGGCCCTTACCTCGCCCTTATGTGAGACTCATGAGCAAACCCTTTCGCATTCAGTCGCAATTCCAGCCTGCAGGCGATCAGCCGGCGGCTATTGAAGGCCTGATACATGGCTACAATGCTGGACTTGCGCATCAAACACTGCTCGGTGTCACCGGGTCCGGGAAAACGTTCACCATGGCCAACGTGGTGGAGCGCCTACAGCGTCCGACCATTGTGATGGCCCCGAACAAGACGTTAGCCGCCCAGCTTTACGGCGAGTTCAAGAGCTTTTTCCCCGATAACGCGGTCGAGTATTTCGTTTCGTATTACGACTACTATCAGCCGGAAGCCTATGTGCCGTCGTCGGACACCTTCATCGAGAAGGATGCCTCGATCAACGACCATATCGAGCAGATGCGTCTCTCGGCGACCAAAGCGCTTCTGGAGCGTCGTGATTCGCTGATCGTGGTATCCGTCTCGGCCATTTACGGCTTGGGTGATCCCGATCAGTACTTGAAGATGCGTTTGCACTTCAATCGTGGCGAACTGATCGATCAGCGTACCTTCCTGCGGCGCCTCGCCGAACTGCAATATACCCGCAACGACATGGATTTTCGTCGCGGGACCTATCGCGTTAGAGGAGATGTCATCGACGTCTTCCCGGCAGATGCGGAAGACGAAGCAGTGAGGGTGGAGCTTTTCGATGACGAGATCGAGACCATCAGCCTGTTCGACCCTCTGACCGGCGAAGTGCGTGGCAAGGTGCCGCGTATGACGATTTATCCCAAGAGCCACTACGTGACACCGCGTGAGACGATTCTCGGCGCCGTGGATGACATCAAGGCCGAGCTGGCCGAGCGGTTGGACTGGTTGCGCAAGAACGACAAGCTCGTCGAAGCCCAGCGTCTTGAGCAGCGTACGCTTTATGACATCGAAATGATGCTCGAACTGGGATATTGCAACGGCATCGAGAACTACTCGCGCTATCTTTCGGGCCGCGCGCCGGGCGAGCCACCCCCGACGTTCTTCGATTATCTCCCGGATGACGCGCTGTTGTTCATCGATGAATCTCACGTCAGCGTTCCCCAAGTGGGCGGTATGTACAAGGGGGACCGTTCACGCAAGGAAACGCTGGTCGAATACGGCTTCCGGCTACCCTCGGCATTGGACAATCGTCCAATGAAGTTCGAGGAATGGGAGCGTATCTGCCCGCAGGCTACCTTTGTTTCTGCGACGCCGGGCAAGTATGAAGCAGAACATGCAGGCCAGGTCGTCGAGCAGGTCGTGCGTCCCACTGGCTTGGTCGATCCCGAAATCGAAGTGCGGCCGGCAGGTACGCAGGTAGATGATTTGCTCTCCGAGATTCGGCTGCGTGCCGATGTAGGGGAGCGCGTTCTGGTGACAACGTTGACCAAACGCATGGCCGAAGATCTCACCGAGTATTTCGACGAGCACGATGTCCGTGTTCGCTACCTGCACTCCGATATCGATACCGTTGAGCGCATCGAAATCATTCGCGACTTGCGGCTGGGGAAATTTGATGTGCTCGTAGGCATCAACCTGCTGCGAGAGGGGCTAGATATCCCGGAAGTCTCGTTGGTGGCGATACTCGATGCCGATAAGGAGGGCTTCCTGCGCGCTGAACGTTCACTGATTCAGACCATCGGGCGTGCGGCGCGTAACGCGCACGGCAAGGCGATTCTTTACGGTGACCGGATCACGGATTCGATGCGTCGGGCGATGGATGAAACCGAACGCCGTCGTGAAAAGCAGATCGCGTTCAACGAAGAGAATGACATCACGCCCAAGACGGTGACGAAGTCGGTTGCCGACATCATGGAAGGGGCTCAGACACCTGGTAAGAAAACGGGACATAAGCGCCCCGACAAGCGTGTCGCCGAAGCCCCGGGCGACTACAGTGCCGAGCAGCTCAATCAGATGGATGCCGCAGGCCTGACGCGGGAAATCGGCAAGCTCGAGGACGCCATGCATGAAGCGGCGCAAAATCTGGAGTTTGAAGAAGCCACGCGGCTGCGCGATCAGCTGCAATCCCTGAAGGCACGGTTGCTTGAATTGGGGTAATGGCGATCTATAATTTTATACCGTTATCTCCTACTCCAACTCATCAAAAAAAGCACTCATCATCCTTGTAGACTTTGGGCGATTACCTCAAGCGTAATCGCTCATTTTCGGTATAATCCTGCGTTTGTTTCTCGCGACGTTTCCTGACGGGCCCCTCGCGAGGTGTTACCTACAATAAGGAGCCTCTTTCATGACCGTGATACGCCAGGATGATGTAATCCAGAGCGTGGCCGATGCTTTGCAGTTTATTTCTTACTACCATCCCAAAGACTTCATCGACGCCATGCACGAGGCGTATCTACGTGAGGAGAATCCCGCCGCTCGCGATGCTATCGCTCAGATTCTGATCAACTCTCGAATGTGTGCCGAGGGTCATCGACCGATCTGTC
This region includes:
- a CDS encoding OsmC family protein produces the protein MTITVITQRDGSLRQQATVKEFSALAVDAPREVGGDESAPDPHDYFDLSLGACKAMTALMYARRKQLPVETITATVERDASDEARGHYRLTVTLAFEGVDDPETLNRLLEIADRCPIQRLMTASEVDITTRPA
- the uvrB gene encoding excinuclease ABC subunit UvrB, with translation MSKPFRIQSQFQPAGDQPAAIEGLIHGYNAGLAHQTLLGVTGSGKTFTMANVVERLQRPTIVMAPNKTLAAQLYGEFKSFFPDNAVEYFVSYYDYYQPEAYVPSSDTFIEKDASINDHIEQMRLSATKALLERRDSLIVVSVSAIYGLGDPDQYLKMRLHFNRGELIDQRTFLRRLAELQYTRNDMDFRRGTYRVRGDVIDVFPADAEDEAVRVELFDDEIETISLFDPLTGEVRGKVPRMTIYPKSHYVTPRETILGAVDDIKAELAERLDWLRKNDKLVEAQRLEQRTLYDIEMMLELGYCNGIENYSRYLSGRAPGEPPPTFFDYLPDDALLFIDESHVSVPQVGGMYKGDRSRKETLVEYGFRLPSALDNRPMKFEEWERICPQATFVSATPGKYEAEHAGQVVEQVVRPTGLVDPEIEVRPAGTQVDDLLSEIRLRADVGERVLVTTLTKRMAEDLTEYFDEHDVRVRYLHSDIDTVERIEIIRDLRLGKFDVLVGINLLREGLDIPEVSLVAILDADKEGFLRAERSLIQTIGRAARNAHGKAILYGDRITDSMRRAMDETERRREKQIAFNEENDITPKTVTKSVADIMEGAQTPGKKTGHKRPDKRVAEAPGDYSAEQLNQMDAAGLTREIGKLEDAMHEAAQNLEFEEATRLRDQLQSLKARLLELG
- a CDS encoding copper-exporting P-type ATPase CopA, producing the protein MARIALTFEQVDSAEDVNRITTALMEMDGVEEAEVGRHGADVEGRVRREALLQTIQALGYKAH
- a CDS encoding TatD family hydrolase, which codes for MSATLIDAHCHLDFDVFDEDRDAVLARAAKAGVGHYIVPGTTRERWPQVAALGRRSEISVCYGLHPYFLQAHTPEDTNALEAQLDAYPDTVALGECGIDARLDDLDRQWQLFDAQLRIAKRRHLPVVIHCVQANDQVVKRLRQLALPAGGLIHAFSGSPEQAQGFLEAGFVLGIGGGATYARAKRLRRAIRSLPDDGYVLETDSPDMPLYGEQGRRNEPARVHAVCETVSELREQSYAAVAMQSTATARRLFGLVPHQA
- a CDS encoding peptide chain release factor 3; its protein translation is MSDTQVAKEAELRRTFAIISHPDAGKTTITEKMLLFGNAIQLAGSVKSKRDERHATSDWMKMEQERGISVTTSVMQFPYNGRIVNLLDTPGHEDFSEDTYRTLTAVDSALMVIDGAKGVEDRTIKLMDVCRLRTTPILTFINKMDRDIRDPVEVMDEVETVLNIQCAPMTWPVGMGRHFRGVYHLYNDVIHLYKQGQGNRIPEDLRIEGLDSPEVEETLGKDAAEELRAEVELVRGASHTFDLDAYRRGDLTPVYFGTAMGNFGVREMLDGFVEYAPSPLARDTNKRTVEASDERFTGFVFKIQANMDPKHRDRVAFLRVCSGKYDKNMKMRHVRIGKDVKIADALTFMASDRSHVEEAWPGDIIGLHNHGTIQIGDTFTLNEDMRFTGIPHFAPELFKRVRLRDPLKMKALQKGLKQLSEEGATQVFMPMDNNDLIVGAVGSLQFDVVAHRLKQEYKVDCLYEPVNVQTARWVYCNDAKMLDELKRKASTNLAWDGGDYLTYLAPTRVNLQMTQERWPDVEFRATREH
- the ygfZ gene encoding CAF17-like 4Fe-4S cluster assembly/insertion protein YgfZ; amino-acid sequence: MNDWISHLETQGLVRAAENEWHFGEAVSQAHVPLSSTAIAPLPQYSIMEIAGPDAERFLQGQTSAQVELANGEFAPLTAFCSPKGRMLANGQLMRVDETRYWLLLDIGVVDPLHAHLAKYAPFYKVEITRPETQIFGVLGENAAAQVEAQLDATPPDTWAMAQSEAAVILHHPGPMPRFMIVAPEATALPLWKAFENIATPVGNAVWRLQDIQAGLAWLGDAQRDSYLPQMINWEALGGISFRKGCYTGQEVVARSHFRGQVKKRLLRAQLESDTLPTLGTPVHDTNGKSQGDVVCAALNADGKAEVLAIITQRDEPRELNIDGVPLKRLALPYAIERVDPESMSLQA
- a CDS encoding IS481 family transposase — protein: MDIKLHKQATTTPKIRAEIQAAPSSISDSELARQYGVAVSTIRRWRYRDDVQDRPHTRHNLLATLTSEQEEVLIAAREFLRLGLDDLLVVAREFLNPGLSRSGLHRMLKRREVPTLAELSRRDAGDDEKPRHKPFKDYEPGYVHIDIKHLPRMPDEEQKRYLYVAIDRATRWVHLEVRRSQSAKDARAFMKRVEEKAPFQVQTVLTDNGKSFTDRFTRAGERKPSGNHPFDQECQALGIEHRLIKPGRPQTNGMVERFNGRISDVLATRRYTSGEDLEQTLKRYTWLYNHHIPQKALHHQSPIAMMKEWQTKRPELFTKRVVNHTGPDT